One Callithrix jacchus isolate 240 chromosome 4, calJac240_pri, whole genome shotgun sequence genomic window, CCTGCACTGGCTGTCACATCAGCCACACCTATCCAGCCTGCTTTCCATCCCTTTCTGGCTCTTGAACCCACCCTCCCTCTGGCTGAGTATGCTTCCTCCCCGCCCCAACACAAAAATCGCAGTTTATTACCAAAcccaacatttattgaagacaaaAGGAACCAGTTGGCATAGAGGCCCGATTTCAATTCATCAAACTTCAACTGAGGATGGGGACCAGGGGGGTGGCCCTGAAGCTGCCCTCCCAGGGAGGAACCAGCTCTGGGAGGGAGGGGCTGTCAGACCTCCAGGGCCTGGCTGGGGTCTCTGTTCAGGAATGTGTGAAGGGGTGGCGGGGAGAGAAGATGGCAGCACCCCAGGCATGGGCTGCGAGCAGCTGGTGACAGAGGAGGCGACTGAGCTGTGGCCTATGCTGGGGAGGGAGGGTGTGGTCCATTCTCAGGTGTTGACAGGGGGCAGGGAGCTGAGCTCGGGCAGCAGCTCAGGGTGCGGGTCCAGGCGGGCCAGACGGCTCTGCTCTAGGGCAATGGCTTCGGCTGAGTGCTTGCACTTCTCAGAGCCACACTGGCAGGTGAAGTATTTGCTTTTGATGTCCCAGAAGCGGTCGCCATAGTCAAACCTGTCAGAGGAAAACAGGAGCTTGTGGGACCTGGACCCAGCTGAGAGCCCACCCCGAAGACCCCGTGGATCGCACTCCCTAAGAGGGACCCTGCACCCACCCCATGTTCTCCAGATGGACTCTGAGCCCCCTGTATGTTCTATGGACTTGCAGCACCAGCACTGTCTGGGGACTTGCTAGAAACGCAGAATCCTGGGCCCCATCCCAAACCTACCGAATCAGATTCTCTCTGGGAGGCTCAGGACTGTTTCACCAAGTCCTCCAGGAGATACTTATGTACACTGAAATCTGAGAAGCTCTGCACTAATCCCTGTCTGGACACCAGGTACACACCAGGCTTCAGGTCCCAGGTTTGCTGCATCTCGAAGCCCTGGCAGAGTCCCTAAAGACCCCTAGAGTCTCACCCTAGCTCCTCCCCAGTCCGGATGTCTCGGGAACTGAAGAAGGCAATTCGTGGAAATCGCAGGTCTTGGTGCAGCATGAAGACCCGGACGGGAATGATGTTGGGGTCACACAGGTGGTTAATGAAGCGGCTGATGTTGCCATAGTAACGGGCATCAATGCAGTACACCTCTCCATCCTGGGGGGAGGATGGCATTCTTCAcatctccccacaccctgcttgCCTGatcaccctccccacccactgaCTCCCCAATCCCTCCTCCCCAGGTTTCCACTTGCTGACTTCTCAGGGGCTCCTGAAAGCCAGCCCTGGGGAACAGCAGGGTAAGGAGGGTTTCCTGCTCACCTTGTTGTCTAAGTCGAAGAGGTAAGAATCATCCTCTCTCACGTCAGCCTCAGCATCAGAGATCAGCTCCCCGACATACCTGTGGGACAGGAATCCATGGTTCTGAAGCTGTGTGGACTACTAGGAGGTGGCTCCAGGCCCCTATCTCCTTATAAGCCCGTGGAATCTGGAATAGGCAGGGCTGGCAGGTGTAGGTGAGGGAAGGCCTGGAGCAGCAGTGGTGGAAATGGCAGCATTCCAGGCTCGACAGAGGAAGTCTCCAGTCAGCACAGCGACAGATGCAAAGCTCTGTGGTTAAGGGAATTAGTGTGCAGGGGCAGTTGGCCTGGGTGGGGAAGTTTGGGTTTGGACACAGAGGTTTGTGTACTAGGAGCCACCCAGCAAAAACAGGCAATGTAGGACAGGAGGGGCTCAGGGCTGCAGGAAGAGCCGGAGATGGAGGAGTGGCAAGGAGCTCAGGGCATGAGGAGGGCAAGAGCACCTACATCTGGACaccagagggaggagaggagtcagcagcctaaggaggggtgagcagatgccaggagatcgagacacaTGCAGACGACGTGGGGTGGGGAGTGACTGTCAAGAGACAGCTTCCACAGAGTGGGAAGGGCAAAGGCCAATTTTGGAGTGgatggtggggaaactgaggcccagcaggAAGGAGCTGCTTGCCCAAGAAGTTGAGATGACATGATGGAGAGAAACTGGATGGTCTCTTGAACAGGCAAGTAGGGCTAGAAGACTATATATTTTAAAGGCCAaaggatggccaggtgcagtggctcatgcctataatcccagcactttgggagatcgagggaggttgatcatctgaggtcaggagttcgagaccagtctggctaacatggtgaaaccccgtttctactaaaaacacaaaaaattagctgggtgtgtggcacgtgcctgtaatcctagctactcaggaggctgaggcaggagaatgctttaacctgggaagtggaggttgcagtgagctgagatcgcaccattcaCTCCCTTCAGCTTGGGCATTgaaagcaaaactccacctcaaaaaaaaaataaaaaataaaaaaagaaaggccaaagGAGACCAAGGTGAGACTGAGGGTTGTGAGATAGGAGCTAGGAGAAAGGGGGAGATTACAGATGCTGGGCAGAGAAAGAACTGATGGAGAGGGACAGACCCCTGAGGTGGTGGACAGAAAGGTAGCTGTTATCACCTCCACTCCACAGACAAGAAAAATAAGGCtgaaagaggttaaataacttggccAAGGACATCCAGAAGCAGAGAGGGGCTCAAACCCAAGTCTGTTTGTCTCCCAAACTGGCACTTTCCCTAGctaggaagggagaggagagggtggaggggagggaactCAGGCTCTTTGGTCTGGGCAGAGTGGAGGCAGGTGCCATCCTCAGCTTCGGGGATGTGGGTCAGAGAAGGCTGGCTGGAGAGTGGCCAGATGGAGACATGTGACCCATCAGGGCAGGGGGCTGAGAGGGAGGCGTGgcagtcagcagtgggcgtgtgtcccCTTCCCACCAGATGTCAAGGTGCCCCTGATGACTTACTCGCAGATGAAGGTTCCCTGTGGGATGGTCTGCAGGGCGCGGACCCCCCAGCCCATCTTGGCTGTTCGGTAGAGCTGTAGCCGAACCCTGGGGGTAGGAGAGAGGGCATTGTTGAATGGAGCCCTCCATCCAAAAGCCCGAGGGACAGGGAGgaaagggtgaggtgggagagagagagagggctgtGGAGCAGGGCCTCACTTGATGCCACTCTGTACAACACGGTTCTTGCAGTTTCTCCAGCAGGAACATGCCTGGTTACACTCGAAAATCAGTGGGGGCTCAATCTTGTTAAATTCCTGGAGCAATCGCCCATCCTGGGGTACAAAGGTAGGGGAAGACAGTGGTTTCTCTGTAGAGGCTACCTCAGCTGCTCAGGAACCCCAAGACTACAGAAAAATCCACCACTGAACCCAACCCAGAAACAGGGAAGATGGGATTGGGGAGGCCACACAGACTTTGAGATCCCAGAGCAGGAAATGCAAGAGCATCATCCCTGATTTGCATAGACCTGGGCACACGCCCATTGCTGTCACAGCAATGTCCCAGGATTCCCAGGCCTTGCCCAGTCCTCTCGGTCACTTCTCCCACAGGGTAGGAGGTGAGGGACAAGGTCCCAGGGAGTTGGCCTGTTGGAGGCTGGCTCCTCTGAAGGAGAGGCCAGGTCTCTGTGGCCAAGGTGAGGGGCACGAACCTTGTCATACCAGCACCGGATGCTGAGTTGGCCACACAGGCAGTTGGAGCTGGAGCAGTCGTCCACACATGTGCAGTGCTGGAGTGAGGAGGCAGGGGTCAGCTTAATCCCATGATTGGTCTGGGCCCCTCTACTCTCAGTTCCCCCGACCCCCTAACCACTGTCCTTTTCTTTGGGGTCCATGTTTTACAACATTGGGTGGTGATGGTCCTAAGGTGACAGGTCATTAGTTTGTTGCTCTGGTGGTGTCCCCAGGGCTATTGGAGCTCATATGACACCTTCCTGTGACATAGGAAAAGGATCCCCCCCGAGGTGGATTCGATCCCACACCAGGGCTCCCTGTCAGCCAGCACTCCCTTGGCCAGGTGGCCTTGTTGGTTCAAAGCTTGTCCAGCTGTACCTGGCAGCTCTCAGTGTCCTTCTGGGGAGGCCTGGGGCCCCCACTCACCTGCAGATGGGTGATGTTGCGGTCAATGTTCATGGTGGACGTCTCACAGTTTTCCGAGATGTACTTGTAATCCTCGGGGCAGGGCTCCCCGTCCACACCGTTGACACAGGGAATGGGCACGTTCTCATAGCCCCGAGCCACATCCCTGCAGAAGATGGGGAGAAGGGACTAGGAGGCTGGAGAGGGGGTGAGGGGCTACTCCAGGTACAAGGAGAGAGTTGAGGAGGTTCCTGGGCCTGGGGCCAGGGGAGTAAAGTTGCCAGGTGAGATGTAGGACAGTTAGTTAATatggaatttcagataaacaagaaATAGCTTTTTAGTACAGTATGTCCCCAAAAATTCCATGGGACATTTTCACACTAAAAAAGTATGCATCTGAAATTCCAGTTTAACTGGgtgtcttctatttttatttgctatatcTGGCAACCCTAGTGGGGAGGGGGCCCGTGGGTGGTTCTGGGGATTCAGTGGTGCATGGGGAGGGGCCGGGGAATGTGAGGATGCAATGGAGCCTGCGGAGGGGCAGGTGAGAGGAGGCAGTTCTGGGTGTAGAGGGGCCCAGGGCTCACCGGCAGATGATCTTCTCTGTGCGGATGGCCCGATTTCCTACCCCAAGTCGGAGCTTGCGGTTGAGTTGAAGCGCAAACCACACATCGGAGCGCTCGGGAGTCAGGTCCCATGCCGTGTCCCCCTCCTTGTTCCGAAGCTCAGGGTTGGCTCCACGTGACAGGAATAATCTGAAAAGGGGACAGGATGCCCAATGTGGGGTCTGAGGTTGCAAGATGTGGGAGCAGGGGTAtcaagggcagggcaggggctcaCAGCACGCAGTCATGGTAGCTCTCCCGAGCTGCGATGTGCAGGGGCGTGTCCCCGTGGTAGTTGACAGCATGGAGGTCACAGCGCGCATTCAGAAGGACTTCAGCGATGGCAGCACTGCCAGTGAAGGAGGCCCAGTGCAGGCAGATGTTCTCTTCCTGTGGAGGTAGGAGGGGAACAGATGAGGTGCAGGCAGCTGGGCTCTTGAATCCAGCCTCCACCTCAGTGGCCTGGAGCTGCCCTACCTCTACCAAACTCTCACTCACATTGTCAGTGAGGGTAACATCAGCGCCCCTCGTCAGTAGCATGCGGATCACCTCGATGTGCTTGTGCTCTGCAGCCCAGATGATGGGCGTCCACCCACCACTGTCCTGTGggtgggaagggagtgagggtgGGGGCAGCTGGCTCTGCTCACCAAAGCAACAAATGGTTAAGATTCGCTGTGTGTGTGAATCCCGGCTCTACCACTCACAAGCTGTGGGACCCTGGGTAAGTCACTTAATGTCTCTGGCTCGaagtttcttcatctaaaaaaacaaaaactagctgggcgtgttggtagacacctgtaatcccagctgctttggaggctgaggcaggagaattgcctgaacctgggaggcggaggttgcagtgagccaagatcgtgccactgtactccagcctgagtgacagagtgagacttggtctcaaaacaaaaaaaagaaaaaaaatttcctaagTCTGCCCACTCCAAAGTCCTAGAAGCAGTAATAACCCAATAGCAATAAACACTCCTAGGTACACAGATCGTATTCTCTAAAAAATGTTTccaggttgggcacggtggcttacacctgtaatcccagcactttgggaagcagaggcaggcagatcacgaggtcaggagttcgagaccagccgaactaacatggtaaaaccccatctctattaaaaatacaaaatttagccagatgtggtggtgcgtgcctgtaatcccagcaactcaggaggctgagacaggagaatcgcttgaacctgggaggcggaggttgcagtgagcgagatcaggccactgcactctagtctgtgcaacagagtgactccatctcaaaaaaaaaaagtctctgtaCAAAGGAAGCAGAGTTTCTTGGATTGTATTCTGAGTCTGGGGCAGCAAATGTGCTGAAGGGTCAGGATGCTCTCAAAGGCCACTGGGTCATGTCACAGCCACAGGGCCCTGCTTCAAGGGGCTTCTCCTGGACAAAGATGGAATAATTCAAAGCCTGAGAAGAAGACCAATAAATGACTAAAACACATCCAATGTATGACAACCCAAGAGTTAAAAAAGCCTCATTGGACACTTGCAGAGATTAAGGCAGGAACTGAGTgttctgaaactattttttttttttaattaagacggggtttcaccatgttggtcaggctggtcttgaactcccgacctcaggtgatccgcccgccttggcctccaaagtgcttggattacaggcatgagccaccacgccaggcctctGAAACTTGATAAAGAgaaggaggcaaaaaaaaaaaaaaaaaaaaaaaaaaaagagaaaatgaagagaaatataaatgaggaagaagaaagtgaTGGGGACAGACAGGAGCAGCATGAGACAGAGAGGGCCAGAAGTCAGATACAGGAGAAAGGGGGCCCAAAGCCTGAGGCCCAGCCAAGGAACACAGGCACCAGAGACatggaggggctgggctgggtggaCTGCTGACCTGGGCATTGACGTCCACCTGTCCTGTGCTCAGCAGCAGGCTGACCATCTCCAAGTTACCGATTTTGGCTGCGtggtggaggcaggtggaacCGTCCTCCTCCTGGGGGAGACATGGGCAAATGAGCCTCCGGCTGGCACCCAAAACCTCGTCCCTGACTCTGGGGGCCATGCCCTGCTGCCCGCGCGTGCACCTTGCTATAGACGCAGCCGCCACGCTGCACCATGTAACGGGCCACCTCCAGGTGATTGTTCACCACGGCCTCCATCAGTGGCGTCCGCTGCTGTTTGTCCACTGCATTTATGTTGGCTCCAGCCTGTGAGGAGGGGGCAGGAGGGCTGGCACCAGGGAgggatggggcaggggaggggtctAAGGGCCTAGTCAATGAGGCATGGGCCCGTGCTGACCTGCAGCAGCACATGGCAGATCTCCACGGAGCCCTTCTGGGCGGCTGCATGCAGGGGTGTACGCTTGCTCTGCTGGTCGCTCTGGAAGTTGGGGTCCAGGTTGTCCACTGCGGGGAGAGCCCGCCACACCGGGAGAGGGAGGGACAAGTGGTAAGCAAGCTAGGGGGCAGGGGGCATTTCTTCAGGAAGGCTTCTCAGGCCCCAAGCTGGGTCAGGGCCCCTCCTGGCATTCTCTGAGCTTGCCTCCACCATGGCATTTATCAGAATAAGGAGTTAAAGGCATCAGCTCTGCGTGAATGCAAACCCTGCCTTGTCTCTCAGTACCACTGGGCACTGTGCAAGGtccctaacctctctgtgccaaGGCTAACAAGTGTAAGCACTCAGAACAGGATCTGGCACCTATGAGTCACCACTGTCCCCATCGTCGTGGGTTATATGTGTTTTTTCCCCACCACACTAAGTCCTTCAGGGCAAGGACTGTGTCCTGCATGACTCTCCTCCTGGCCGTGAGCCCAGTGCCTGGTATACACATGGAGCTTGGTCAAGGTCTGCTGAAGGAATGGGCGGCACTCACATAGCATCAGGATCACCTTCTGCAGCTCGCCCTGCTTTACGGACAGGTACAACTGCCGAGGGTGGAAACGGAGCTTCTTCCGCCTGCCAAGGGAcatgggagtggggagaaaacGGGGGCTCCTCAGATTCCAGCATCAGCCTCAACACATTTGCTCTGgacccagccccagctgctgtgGCTGACCAACTCCCCACTCACCTCTCTGACTCCTGGATGACCAGGGCCTTTTCCAGGGCTTCCCGGCCTGGCCCCAGTGGCAGCCCCACTGCGGAAAGGCAGCCCCCATTGGGCAGGGTCAGGGAGGGTCCTGAGCTGTCGATGGTGTCGGCCAGGGGATCACAGGGTGGGCGCCGGGGCTCCCCATGGCCTCGCATCCGGGCACTGTGGAAGAAGGAGCTCATGTCCAGGAGCAATAGGGGTGGGGCAGGAACAGACAGTAGAGAAGCAGAAGGCCAGTACCTGGGCTGGGAAGTGTCCGCTCTCCCGGGGGCATCCTGGGACAGGGGTGGGGGTGCAGGAGCTGCAGTGCCGGCTGGAGGGGTCACCCCGTCACCCCGGGGGATGGTCACCTCCTGAGCCTCAGAAGCATCCTCCCCACAGTGGGGACAGAAGACCATCCCATTCAGCTGGGACACACAGGCCTTGTGGAAGCGGTGGGCCACGCGGAAGTCGGGGTGGCACTCTAGGAAGGTGCCCTGGAGCAGGGAAACGATGTGGTCAGGTTCCTGGGGCCCCCCTGTTATGGGGCATGCTACCAGATTATCCCAGTGGTCAGTCGCTCACCGCCGTGCAGAAGTAGCCACAGCCCGGGCAGCAGTGGTGTTTGACCATGCGGGCACGGTGGGTCTCACAGAGCACCATCAGGGCCACGCGGCTGGATGGCCTCATGGTCTCCCGCTTGAGGATGGCAGCGTTGCAGCCCGACAGCTGTGTACAGTGAGGATGAGTGAAAAGAGAGGGTGAGGATAGGGCCCAGGACTGGACGCCCTGGCACCTCTCCCACCAGCACACGGCCCCACCTCTCCGTCCACACTCTCCGTGGCCATACACTTATGCCCTGCCCTCTCGCTGATGCGGTCAATCTTGGGTGCCTCCATGCGGCAGCTGCACAGGGGCAACTCCTCAAACCCGCGCTCTGTCTCTAGTGAAGATGTGTCATTGGACACCCCTTGGACAGAGGAAAAGAGGAGCTGAGGGAGGCCCTGGACCTCACCCACTGGGACCCCTGGCGGGTCCTCTCATTCCCACCCTACCTCACCCCCCCATGCCCCAGAACCCCCAAAGCCTGGCCATGGACACCCCGGCTCTGGTGTGGtttccctcctcccctttccctcctgccCTGAGGTCACCACCTAGTGGCTCCCTGTCCCAGCAATTGGCAATTACCAGCGTGGTTGGGGGAGAGGGTCCCCTCGCTGGGCAGCTCCAGGGACCCCAGAGGGACCTCCATGTACTCACTGGGGCCTGAGGAGCCCACACCATTCACTCctgacacagagacagagagagtgagagtgcgAGCTCACAGGTATCTGGATGTGTGGGTACATGCAGGTGGACATGCGAgagcgtgtgtgtgcgtgcacgcacTCTGGGGACtgggtggggctggaggagggcaCCCAAAAGCAGCAGAGCCTCCTCACCTCGTGGCTCCTTGGCCCTTGGAGGCTCCCGCTTGCGCCGTTTCCGAGATGGCTTCACCCATGGGCTATCTTTTCGCCATTTCTTCTTGGCCTTGCGCCGGCCACTGGAACCACTCTGGGAAGGGGGAGGAGTAGTTAGGAACCCTCGCCCTCAGGGCTCCCCACAACACCTTCAGGACCAGACATCCGGCCCCACAGTCTCCCACTCCTCTGGTGATGTCAGCCTCCATCTCTTACCCTATCTGACTGATTCCCTgactcctcatcttcctcctcttcttcctcttcctcctcttcttcctcctcttcttcttcttcctcctcttcctcctcctcctcttcacttAGTTGTTCAGTTAGAGCTTCAACTTCCGACTGGGAGAGGCGGAACAGGACATATCCAACCCCCAGGACTCAGACAATGAGGTGGATAAtgaaaaccaccaccaccattgccACCTCCCACTACCCATGATGGTTCCTGGAGAAGAGGAgtgtggggaggagaggagacaaAGGGCTACGTAAAGAGACGACGTGTGGAATGttatacagcagtgaaaaaagGTGCCACAGTTACAGACAGCTATGTGCACAGATCTTGGTAATaaacattaagttaaaaaataaaaagcaaggacCAGAAGATAAACATGAGGTTTAATACCCCTTTTATGATGGTCATAAACAGGTAAGACCACCAATGGTTGCTAAAACCGCTATACACAAAGTTCATGAGAAACTTTATATAAAAGGTTCAGACTGATGGCACCTGAACCCACTGGTCAATCTTATTGCTAACAAGAAAAATGACCAGATGCTCCATGCATCCTTATGTGATGCCGCCAGAAGCGCTCACATCCACTGTCAAGTCTTCTTGGCACCTGAAGTGATTATGCTTCTAAATCTATTGGTTTACAAGAAATATCGGCAGAGAGAATGTGTCAATCTCCACCCAATCAGCTAACTCCTAAATATGAGAAATTCTGTAGGACAACTGACCTGGTTTCTTCAACGGATAAATGgcaagacatatatatatatatatatatatatatatatatatatacacacacatatatatatatatatatatatatatacatacacatatatatttgtttgtttgacagagttttgcttgttgcccaggctggagtgcaatggcacaacagctcactgcaacctctgcctcctgggttcaagtgattctcctgcctcagcctcctgagtagctgggattataggcacctgccaccatgcccagctcatttttgtatttttagtagaaatgagttttcaccgtgttggccaggctgatctcgaacccctgacctcaggtgatccacctgcctcccaaagtgctgggattataggcatgagctactgtacttggcctccaaatttttttttagaagatggGGAAACCTAAATACCAAGAGAGACCTAAAACAAGTGTTAATCAATTCAAGGTGTGGGCCTCATTTGGATCTTGACAAAAGCCCATTTATGAGACAGCTGAGGAAATGTGAAGACTGACAGGACATTTGATGGTATTAAGAACTcattggtaagtttttttttggTGTGAAAACAGTAGTGCAGTGATGTTGAACAACAAAAAGAGGCCTTATATTTACAGGTACATATGGAAATATGTCTAGGTAAAATGATACAAGGTctggaatttgctttaaaataacccACTGGGTGTGTGTTGGGAGAGGCACAGATGGGTCAAGACGGGCTGGGTAATGATAATGGCTGGGGCTGTGTGATGGGTCCATGGGTGCTCCCTAGTCCACACTTTTGATTATACTTGCAAGTTTGCATGATAAAacgttaaattaaaaaaaggcaaaactagagaGACTGAACATTATACTGTATAGGCAAACATACAAgataaaaccaaacaaagagCATGgggataaacaaataaatgacaagatttttttgttttcctttttaaatggtgcatgcctgttaaaTGGTAATTTCattagctgaaaaaaaaaaaaaaaaaaaagaatactaaacCCAATGTGCAGGGGTGGCCGCCTTCGTGGATGGAATGGGCGGAGCATACATTGAAAATGAGTTACAGACAGCGTGGGGCAGTGACTTAGTGGGTGTTCAGAAGATAAAAaggacagaaaggagaaaaacaggaaacaagGAGGACTGGCTAGTGAGCCCCAGCCCCGGGGAAACACAGCTCTGCCTCACCTTGCTGTCAGAGTCCATGCGCTCATCCACAGAGTAAGAATCATAGTAGAGACTGAAGTCATCACCCACCACTGTCTCCCACTCCTCCAGGGACCCGGGGTCCCCTTTTGCCAGGGTCACTTCTCCTGAACGCCGGGCAGAACCTAACTCTTCCGACTAGAAAGATTAGAAAAATTGAGGTCACTGACACCTTGCCCATTTCTCTTGAGGACAGGATGCAGCCCTACTCCTGAGCCTCCCTCGGAGCAGCCCCCCAGAGGGATAggccctggctctgctgctcaccaggctgcctcctgagttcagctTCCTCCTTTTGGCCACAtctggaagaggagagagaatggtGTGGGGCCTATAATTGAAACCTTCAGAACAGGCCACATCAAGCCACAGTGGGCAGGGGATGGGACTGACCTGAGGTCACCTTTCCCAGTGAGTGGACGTCATCGCTCATGCGGAAATGCTGTACTTCAGGGGGCCGCTTCTCAGGGACTGGGGGCTGTGGGCCAAGAGGGAGCACACGGAGGGTCAGA contains:
- the EHMT2 gene encoding histone-lysine N-methyltransferase EHMT2 isoform X1 — encoded protein: MLRGCNGAGGPGRDLQQSGGPAPGADEGTRGWEVGGVGTEARVQPPAAPEWAAGAGAPGARARGTRGRPPGWGAAGAGGVGVRGPRGLGDKGGAARAAGRRGRGRGAEAPPPPPPLLSAPEMRGLPRGRGLMRARGRGRAAPPGSRSRGRGGPHRGRGRPRSLLSLPRAQASWTPQLSTGLTSPPVPCLPSQGEAPAEMGALLLEKETRGATERVHGSLGDTPRSEETLPKATPDSLEPAGPSSPASVTVTVGDEGADTPVGATPLIGDEPENLEGDGDLHGGRILLGHATKSFPSSPSKGGSCPSRAKMSMTGAGKSPPSVQSLAMRLLSMPGAQGTAAAGPELPPATTSPEGQPKVHRARKTMSKPGNGQPPVPEKRPPEVQHFRMSDDVHSLGKVTSDVAKRRKLNSGGSLSEELGSARRSGEVTLAKGDPGSLEEWETVVGDDFSLYYDSYSVDERMDSDSKSEVEALTEQLSEEEEEEEEEEEEEEEEEEEEEEEEEDEESGNQSDRSGSSGRRKAKKKWRKDSPWVKPSRKRRKREPPRAKEPRGVNGVGSSGPSEYMEVPLGSLELPSEGTLSPNHAGVSNDTSSLETERGFEELPLCSCRMEAPKIDRISERAGHKCMATESVDGELSGCNAAILKRETMRPSSRVALMVLCETHRARMVKHHCCPGCGYFCTAGTFLECHPDFRVAHRFHKACVSQLNGMVFCPHCGEDASEAQEVTIPRGDGVTPPAGTAAPAPPPLSQDAPGRADTSQPSARMRGHGEPRRPPCDPLADTIDSSGPSLTLPNGGCLSAVGLPLGPGREALEKALVIQESERRKKLRFHPRQLYLSVKQGELQKVILMLLDNLDPNFQSDQQSKRTPLHAAAQKGSVEICHVLLQAGANINAVDKQQRTPLMEAVVNNHLEVARYMVQRGGCVYSKEEDGSTCLHHAAKIGNLEMVSLLLSTGQVDVNAQDSGGWTPIIWAAEHKHIEVIRMLLTRGADVTLTDNEENICLHWASFTGSAAIAEVLLNARCDLHAVNYHGDTPLHIAARESYHDCVLLFLSRGANPELRNKEGDTAWDLTPERSDVWFALQLNRKLRLGVGNRAIRTEKIICRDVARGYENVPIPCVNGVDGEPCPEDYKYISENCETSTMNIDRNITHLQHCTCVDDCSSSNCLCGQLSIRCWYDKDGRLLQEFNKIEPPLIFECNQACSCWRNCKNRVVQSGIKVRLQLYRTAKMGWGVRALQTIPQGTFICEYVGELISDAEADVREDDSYLFDLDNKDGEVYCIDARYYGNISRFINHLCDPNIIPVRVFMLHQDLRFPRIAFFSSRDIRTGEELGFDYGDRFWDIKSKYFTCQCGSEKCKHSAEAIALEQSRLARLDPHPELLPELSSLPPVNT
- the EHMT2 gene encoding histone-lysine N-methyltransferase EHMT2 isoform X4, whose amino-acid sequence is MAAAAGAAAAAAAEGEAPAEMGALLLEKETRGATERVHGSLGDTPRSEETLPKATPDSLEPAGPSSPASVTVTVGDEGADTPVGATPLIGDEPENLEGDGDLHGGRILLGHATKSFPSSPSKGGSCPSRAKMSMTGAGKSPPSVQSLAMRLLSMPGAQGTAAAGPELPPATTSPEGQPKVHRARKTMSKPGNGQPPVPEKRPPEVQHFRMSDDVHSLGKVTSDVAKRRKLNSGGSLSEELGSARRSGEVTLAKGDPGSLEEWETVVGDDFSLYYDSYSVDERMDSDSKSEVEALTEQLSEEEEEEEEEEEEEEEEEEEEEEEEEDEESGNQSDRSGSSGRRKAKKKWRKDSPWVKPSRKRRKREPPRAKEPRGVSNDTSSLETERGFEELPLCSCRMEAPKIDRISERAGHKCMATESVDGELSGCNAAILKRETMRPSSRVALMVLCETHRARMVKHHCCPGCGYFCTAGTFLECHPDFRVAHRFHKACVSQLNGMVFCPHCGEDASEAQEVTIPRGDGVTPPAGTAAPAPPPLSQDAPGRADTSQPSARMRGHGEPRRPPCDPLADTIDSSGPSLTLPNGGCLSAVGLPLGPGREALEKALVIQESERRKKLRFHPRQLYLSVKQGELQKVILMLLDNLDPNFQSDQQSKRTPLHAAAQKGSVEICHVLLQAGANINAVDKQQRTPLMEAVVNNHLEVARYMVQRGGCVYSKEEDGSTCLHHAAKIGNLEMVSLLLSTGQVDVNAQDSGGWTPIIWAAEHKHIEVIRMLLTRGADVTLTDNEENICLHWASFTGSAAIAEVLLNARCDLHAVNYHGDTPLHIAARESYHDCVLLFLSRGANPELRNKEGDTAWDLTPERSDVWFALQLNRKLRLGVGNRAIRTEKIICRDVARGYENVPIPCVNGVDGEPCPEDYKYISENCETSTMNIDRNITHLQHCTCVDDCSSSNCLCGQLSIRCWYDKDGRLLQEFNKIEPPLIFECNQACSCWRNCKNRVVQSGIKVRLQLYRTAKMGWGVRALQTIPQGTFICEYVGELISDAEADVREDDSYLFDLDNKDGEVYCIDARYYGNISRFINHLCDPNIIPVRVFMLHQDLRFPRIAFFSSRDIRTGEELGFDYGDRFWDIKSKYFTCQCGSEKCKHSAEAIALEQSRLARLDPHPELLPELSSLPPVNT